Genomic window (Lampris incognitus isolate fLamInc1 chromosome 3, fLamInc1.hap2, whole genome shotgun sequence):
gagtgcattacaatagttaaGCCAAAAGTAGATAAAAGCATGCGCcactttttgcagatcagcaattgataaaattgACCTGATTTTAGAGATAAGCttaagctggagaaagcatgactgaacaacatgtttggttttattatcaaaaccaaggttGGCATCgactattaccccaagattcctagcagcctgcttaagactacctgacagaccaccaagatcaaAAACAAaaggggctgatggaatttgggggcctgaacagaatgacctcagacttgtcatcattaaatttaagaaacttTTTGGAcacccaggatttaatgtcagagaggcaagctgtgagatttgaTAGGGCGcttggatctgtgggttttagtggcatgtataactgagtgtcgtcagcataaaaatggtaaaagacACCCAATATCAATCTTTATTTGTTCGCATGATCATTCAAAAGTCTTGAATTAGGAGAGGAAACAGAATTACTAGACAGAGAAACTGAGACGTGCTGTTGTAAAACAGCTGTCAGAGGACTGATTTGTCTAATCTTCATGGGTCCTCAGACTGCGGTGGAAATGCACATAGACAACAATGGGCTGAAGGAACCTTTTAGTTCCTTGAAAAGTAGATCCTGGGATTTAAAGTTCTTGGTACTTTGGGTGGAAATGCAGCTCAAGTTGCCCTGTTGATTGCATTTACTGATACATCAGGTATTAAGGTGGTATGTTAATCTTTTGTTTTGTAGCTTGAAGTTTGAAGTGTGGTATATTAGATCAACATAAATCCCACTTGTAATAATAAACTATACATAACTATATTTGTCAGACACATGGGTTTTGGTTATGCTATGAAAGCCATTAGATATTGATCACTGCTTTTGGTTGCTGATAACAGATTGTTGATTAAGTTTCCTCTCTCCTCCAGAACCAATTGGAGCAGCGACCCCACACTCGGCACAGCGCTCCCCCAAGCTCTCTGTACCGCACCCCCTCCCTAGGAGCCACGCCTCCGGGAcctcccaccaccctgagagctgACCAGCTCCCAACCCAGCCGGTGTACTCCACCCCCAGACAAAGCCTCAATGGAAGGTAAGATGTGGAGGGCTCAGACGGGAAACCAGCCTGGATTGTGTGGATAGACTCAACACCGTGTCAGCAGTCAGACTCGCAGTTTGtcaggatttgaaacatttaaacAGAACAGTTTCTCAGACATGCACAGAAATATACAAACCACTGGAGCTcagatgaaacacacacacactcactcaggtTCAGCTAAACTGTTTTAATGTTGATATGATTCAGGTGTGATAACACAGTCAAAGTGATAACTGCCATTCCATGGTTACTCCCTGTAGCGTCCCAGGCCTGGAGGCGGATTTAACGGTGGGGGAAGAAGGGGAGGAGTTTATCAGTTTGAGTGACAGCCTTTCACGACTACGGAGTCCCTCAGTGATGGAGGTCAGAGAGAAAGGATGTGAGAGGCTGAAAGAAGAGCTGGCCAAGGCCCAGCGGGTaaaactcacaaacacacacacacaaacatgcacatacacacagggaaAAAGAGTAGATGGACTGGCCAGGTTCAgttcaggagtgtgtgtgtgtgtgtgtgtgtgtgtgtgtgtgtgtgtgtgtgtgtgtgtgtgtgtgtgtgtgagagagaggaagagagagaccttGTGTTGCAACATAATCATGAATATTTCATCATTTAAAAGTTTGGTTTATGAACGTTCCATGTGTTATTTGGTTCCTGTATGTGTTACTTTCCTGACTTTGCAGATGACATGCTAGTGTTTTATTCAGAACACATCACACATATTCTGACTTGGCAGATGACATACTGGTGTTTTATTCAGAACACATCACACATATTCTGACTTGGCAGATGACATACTGGTGTTTTATTCAGAACACATCACACATATTCTGACTTGGCAGATGACATGCTAGTGTTCTATTCAGAACACATCACACATATTCTGACTTGGCAGATGACATACTGGTGTTTTATTCAGAACACATCACACATATTCTGACTTGGCAGATGACATACTAGTGTTTTATTCAGAACACATCACACATTTTCTGACTTGGCAGATGACATACTAGTGTTCTATTCAGAACACATCACACATATTCTGACTTGGcagatgacatactcgtgttttATTCAGAACACATCACACATATTCTGACTTGGCAGATGACATGCTAGTGTTTTATTCAGAACACATCACACATATTCTGACTTGGCAGATGACATACTAGTGTTTTATTCAGAACACATCACACATATTCTGACTTGGCAGATGACATACTAGTGTTTTAGTCAGAACACATCACACGTATTCTGACTTGGCAGATGACATACTAGTGTTTTATTCAGAACACATCACACATTTTCTGACTTTGCAGATGACATACTAGTGTTTTATTCAGAACACATCACACATTTTTTGACTTGGCAGATGACATACTAGTGTTCTATTCAGAACACATCACACATATTCTGACTTGGCAGATGACATACTAGTGTTTTATTCAGAACACATCACACATATTCTGACTTGGCAGATGACATACTAGTGTTTTATTCAGAACACATCACACATATTCTGACTTGGCAGATGACATACTAGTGTTTTATTCAGAACACATCACACATTTTCTGACTTGGCAGATGACATACTGGTGTTTTATTCAGAACACATCACACATATTCTGACTTGACAGATGACATACTAGTGTTTTATTCAGAACACATCACACATATTCTGACTTGGCAGATGACATACTAGTGTTTTAGTCAGAACACATCACACGTATTCTGACTTGGCAGATGACATACTAGTGTTTTATTCAGAACACATTACACATATTCTGACTTTGCAGATGACATACTAGTATTTTATTCAGAACACCTCACAGATATTCTGACTTGGCAGATGACATACTGGTGTTTTATTCAGAACACATTACACATATTCTGACTTGGCAGATGAAATACTAGTGTTTTATTCAGAACACATCACACATATTCTGACTTGGCAGATGACATACTGGTGTTTTATTCAGAACACATAACACATGTGGATTCCCCCAGTAGATAAAGAAGCTGCATCCTTCCCCAGCTGGTAGACAGATGAGACTGATACAGATGAGAGTGACAAGTTAAACGGTGTTAATCCCGTTTAAAGACAGTTAACAGTGGattcatcattgttttcagttttATTTATTCTTCTGTTCATCATTTTTATCACTTGTTTTTTCATCtgcttatttttgtttttggtttgatgtttggtttgtgtgtatgtgtgtgtgtgtgtgtgtgtgtgtcctcacctGCGTGTgtctatttatgtgtgtgtgtgtgtgtgtgtattctatgtgtgtgtacgtgtatgtgtgcttgtgtgtgtgttctgtgtgtgtgtgtgtgttccatgtgtgtgcgtgtgttgtgtgtgtgtgtgtgtgtgtgtgtgtgtgtgtgtgtgtgtgtgtgtgtgtgtgtaaggaactGCTGTTGAAAGATGAGGAGTGTGAGAGGTTGTCTAAAGTCAGAGACCAGCTTGGACAGGAGCTGGAGGAACTCACAGCCAGTCTCTTCCAGGTCGGTCCCATacacctcctctcttcctcctcctcctcctctttgtgGTGTAACTGGTGGTGGTGTTTGTTGTTGCTGTTCTTGCTTCATATGTAtaataaatacacaaacacacacacacacatacgtacgtgCTGTGTGTAGAGTTTGGGTGACCTTGTGTGACCTTTCCAGTGTCGTTGTCTGGTGGGTCAGAAGTATGTTTAGTATGTTTCTGGGTGTCTTATGACCCTTTTCCACTCCCTgcgtggtaccggctcaactccaccctactctattccactctactctattccactctactctattCCATTCTACTCTATTCCACTCTACTCCACTCCATTCCACTCTACtcaactccactccactccactctacTCTATTCCACTCTACTCAACTCCACTCTACTCTGTTCCATTCTACGCCATTCCACTCTACTCAACTCCCCTCTACTCTACTCAACTCCACTCTACTCATCTCCactctactctattctactccACTCTATTCCACTCTACTCATCTCCACtctattccactctactctattCCACTCTACTCATATCCACTCTACTCGCTGTCctttttgggatttggttttccactgcagatagtatcccctcacagtgaagccctgctggtcatttttgggcgtgttgactagttttttttttaagatgttaTTTATATGTAAGTAAATatcaataaatatacatatattgatATTTATTGATATTGATATTTCATTTagttatttatagtggtattttcacatcaccttttagtatctgcttagctcacttggaacctcgatggaggtggtaccaaaaaagtagctggtaccaggtactatccctaacttttgcccaatgggaaACCAAACAAATCGAGTAGAgttgagccgagccggtaccatgcagtggtaccacacagtggaaaaggggcattagttctCCTCACTGAAGAAGGACAGAGTTACTTTACAACTGCTGGAACCCCCACAGTGTGAACTGCTAATCtagaataagtgtgtgtgtgtgtgtgtgtgtgtgtgtgtgtgtgtgtgttgcaggagGCTCATAAGATGGTCAGAGACGCCAACGTCAAACAGGCTACAGCTGAGAAACAACTGAAGGAAGCCCTGGGCAAggtgaacagacacacacacacacacacacacacacacacacacacacaccattttgaGACACATTAGTTTGTAAAACTCCACActaaggatctttttttttaattctgcctAATTTTTTTCCATGACCATTCCGATTTTAAACAGAATAAGGTTAtacacttcatctggacacaccatttattgacagacacgtttcatcatcatctacgttacctcttcagtctcacctgactgcaggtgtccccacctttataaccagtacagtgactgcaggtgtcccacccttataaaaaatacagtgactgcaggtgtccccacccttataaacaatacagtgacataacgacccaaaccagcaatcagtttcatatgcaaatatggtgtgaccattagctagagctacaatgtccatgtgtactgttcacagaagattggggaatagttgcaatcacagcattgtaagatggtgacagatgtactcttagggcccggacacaccaaaccgactagtggcgacgaaggccgactgttgcatcgcctcacATTGTCTGCCATCTGAGCCAAAAAGTAGCGCTTGAACACACCttaaagactacagccgacagccaactagcatgtatgttctgcactgatttgctaagctgaacagccaatcagagtgatctctctcaccgatgggCTCCGCTGATTCAACATGCTAAATCAGCTGAAAAGCTGCCGGCAGGGGCCTGTCTAGTGCCGACGGTGccggacacaccgcaaaaactagggtcacagaccaGACGCTCACCAACGGCCTGACATTGGCTGACAGCCGACcgttggcctggtgtgtcagggcccttagccccccccggttcaaggatggtcgttccctcttcgcatagatggcctctttcactccctGTTCAAattagcgttcctccctatcaagcatggtcacatcctcatccttgaaagagtggctactggcctgtagatggtgtagactgtgtagatggtgtagaccagggatgggcaacatggtccagaaaggcccggtgtgggtgcaggtcttttttccagccaaggagttacacacctgagtctacaaatcaaggtccttagcaaagactattggttgagctatagaatcaggtgtgtaactgcttggttggaacaaagacctgcacccacactggacctttctggaccatgttgcctatccctggtgtagactgtggagtcctggcctgtaagtggtgtagactgtggagtcctggtctgacgtgttagctctcctgtgttgtgccatcctcttggccagcgtctgtttggtttccccaatgtacaagtcacggcaacNNNNNNNNNNNNNNNNNNNNNNNNNNNNNNNNNNNNNNNNNNNNNNNNNNNNNNNNNNNNNNNNNNNNNNNNNNNNNNNNNNNNNNNNNNNNNNNNNNNNNNNNNNNNNNNNNNNNNNNNNNNNNNNNNNNNNNNNNNNNNNNNNNNNNNNNNNNNNNNNNNNNNNNNNNNNNNNNNNNNNNNNNNNNNNNNNNNNNNNNtgatgactcctagtttgtgctccagtggatgatgagagtcaaaccttaagtactgatcagtatgtgttagtttacggtaaacatcaacaatcaaatgtcccccatcaccagacgcaatttcacagtgtaagaaggctaccctgtcatgttccacatcctccctggtgaacttgatgtagtgtccacagagttaatgtggtcggtgaaatgtgctacagccTGAGAttaaattttaacccaggtgtcgtccacaaatctgaaccaatgactaggtggtgcccctggataggacacctgcagtcaggtgagactgaagaggtgacgtagatgatgatgaaacgtttctgtcagtaaacgttgtgtccagatgaactgattcaccttctgttATTTCCTTACCTGGCTTATTAAGCATGCATAGAGAGAGAATTAGGTTAtacccagaggtggaaaacctggcttcagaaagtagaagtagtaaccatgtatttgcttcacccatgcactaaaccagctgattctaattagcacaataCTTCAGCCAGGAAGGAGAGCTAattggtgaaatcagctggtttagttcaTGGGTAGAgcaatacatggttagtacttctactttctgaagccaggttttccacctctggttataccttcatctctctcgctctctctctgtctctccctctctctgtctctctctctcgctttcttttttATCTGTCTGTTTTTTATTGCTGTCTGTCTTGCTTTCTATTAGTCTCTTGTCTCTTGTCATAGGATGACCgttggtcatcctggctggcgttggttctcctggacagtaatgttttgtttagtttggagatatatatatatatatatagagagagagagagagagagagagagagagagagagagagagagagagagagagagagagagagagagagagagagagagagagagagagagagagagagagagagagagagagagagagagagagagagagagagagagagagagagagagagagagagagagagagagagagagaatatctatatatctgagagagagagagagagaaatatctatatatctatatctatatatgttagtttaaatatatatgTTAAATATATATGTTGCTGGGCGGCACGGtagtacagtggttagcgcggttgcctcacagcaagaaggtcctggtttgagccccgggatagtccaaccttggtgggtcgtcttgggtcgtcctctgtgtggagtttgcatgttctccccgtgtctgtgtgggtttcctccaggggctccggtttcctcccacaggccaaagacatgtaggtcaggtgaatcagccatactaagttgtctctaggtgtgtgtgtgtgtgtgtgtgtgtgtgtgtgtgtgtgggccctgtgatggtctggcggcctgtccagggtgtctccacacctgccgcccaatgactggtgggataggctccagcatccctgcgaccctgagagcaggataagtggtttggataatggatggatggatgtgtattaGTTAGtatgtcaagtcaaatcaaatcaattttatttgtatagcccaatatcacaaattacaaatttgcctcagtgggcttaacagcaacacaacatcctgtccttagaccctctcaccggATAATGAGcatctccctaaaaaaaaacctttaacagggagaaacaacaggaagaaagctaagggagaacaacagaggaggatctctctcccaagacagataatatgcaatggatgttgtgtttacacaatacaacattgaaggaggataacagaattataatggacttataaaatgtattaagaatatgatgagcaggatgccaaacagtttccagacgccatcagaacagtccaggacccaagccacgtgaccagcatcatcatcatgtaaaaaaaattatatagatttataaaaagaaaatgcgatgaggggaatgccagcagcgtccaagtggcggccaccatcaccacggagacctgggaggagaaccgactgcacatgcatgcaagagagactcgcatgacaccattcacacacagaaaaagagaaaggagaagacatcattcagagagagaaaagacagagaagagaacagtttgcaatattcattagtcataatcaattaagtcatcaatttgtcataatctatactctgtaatctatactcgataatctatactcgataatctggtgggcagaacagtggttggtaaattcattgagacagaaaaccgacccgccatccagtacaggttgtgaagcactcaacttaaagacaactaattgtaagttaaggcaaaagatgagttttaaatttggatttaaaggactcaacagactctgattgtctgatggcagcaggcaggttattccacaagaacagggcccaataggaaaaggccctgccagcagcggacttcttttaactttgggtacacacaggagccctgtattttgagagcgaagagctcgagatgaaatgtacggtttaaggagatcagaaaggtaagatggggcaagcccatttaggattttataactccgcagaagcaccttgaattctgatctaacatggataggaagccaatgaaggtagGCAattattggtgtaatatggtcaaatttcctagatttagttaggattctagcagcagcattctgaaccatctgaagacttagtactagaatgtggcagacctgagaacagaacattacagtaatcaagtctggatgaaacaaatgcatgtattagagtctctgcgtcagccatggagagaaaagaccgaattctagctatgttacgtaagtgaaaacaggcagtcttggtggtttctttaatgtgcttatcaaaggaaagtatgggatcaaacgtaacaccaagatttttggctgccacactttgtgaaactacagagttgtcgattgttatcgttacttgatcaaattggtgtctgtgtctagcagggccaatgaccagcatcttggttttatccgaatttaaaagcagaaagttaagtgacattcagtttttcacagtagccaagcaggcctctaaattagtcacttTAGTGAGATCATCAGTccctataggcacatacagctgagtatcatcagcatagcaatggacatttattccataactgcgtataatttggccaagaggtgaaatataaagacagaaaagtagagggccaagaactgagccctgaggcacaccatatttaatgtcagagaattttgatataatattattttagcagacacaatgtgttcttccagataaataggacttaagccaagagagagcaaagccagagacaccaaagttacaatttaatctatctaatagtataaaGTGATccttggtgtcaaaggctgcactgaggtccagtagtagaagcacagaagtggaatcagagtccatagctagtaaaagatcgttcaccactctggtcagagcagtttcagtggagtgatagggcctgaaagccgactgaaaaggttcatatagatggttttcttctatatggtttgaaagttgttgatacacaactctctctagtactttagaaaagaatggaagagtagagactggtcgatagttattaagagatgctggatcgaggtgcggttttttaagtagaggtttaaccacagctgtcttaaacctgctgggaacaatgccagtagtaagagataaattaaccatgtctagcattgtaggtcccaggaaaggccagagttctttaaaaagttttttctggtaaggggtcaagtaggcaagcagttggtatagaagctgacacgaacttagtcagagtatcaagagagatagtctcaaaagctgtaataactgggactgtcagtgactcattgtgtagatatgaatttagtatgacaggatctgcaggagtagatggagttgaagaactaattttgtttaagatctcatcaaccttattgcagaaaaaatccagaagttcatgggctgtgaatggtgagcagccagttgatggctgctttttagtaagtttagatacagtgtcaaagagaaatctggggttatgtttatgaatatttattaagtgagagagatacgctgtttttgcagcagataaagcacgcttgtatttcaataaacacttgtgCCAAGATAGTTAAAACACTTCCAATttagattttcaccatttacgttccagtctcctgcaggttcgcttaagagcacgtgtctcatcgttaaaccagggtgtaggcctctttagtcgcctagctctggtagtgagaggtgcaactgaattgaggagactagagagggccacatttaagtcactagtgacatgttcaacagagtcatttaccacagtgaaaggagccaagacttcaggctgctgctgtccaaatgcagctacagtggagggaccaatgtggcgagtggcaattacatctgtgctgacattaactggacaggccaataatgcttcaaatttgatgagaaaatgatcagacacagcagatgtggttggcaagacattcagatcagaaacagctattcctttagataaaaccaaatcaagggtgttaccactgcaatgagtcgactctttaacaaactgagtgaacccaaaagtatcaactagtgccagaaaggctttacttagaggatcagcagccttattcagatgaatattgaaatcaccaagacttagaatctcatcagagtgagtaacaagacctgagacaaattctccaactTCTTCAAGAAATAGAGTAACAgccagtatgtgtgttcttgtagtttggatgtctttgtgttgcactgctgtgggctgtagggaaaccatgtttcgtttcatttcatgtgtgcaagtgcgtgaaatgaaacaacaaataaagtgtttctgattgtgatgatggacacacacacacacacactaatccctGTCCTCTGTCTCCCCCAGATTGATGTCCTGCAGGCGGAGGTGTTGGCTCTGAAGAcgctggtcctctcctctcccaccTCCCCAGTGGCAGATCTCCCCTCCGCAGGAGTCAAGACTCCCTTCAGGAAAGGCCACGGAAGGAACAAGAGCACATCCTCTGCCATGCTGGGGAGTCAGCCTGAGCCCTCTGCTGCACAGCTCATAGTACGGGACTGTAGagaggtacacacaaacacagacacacacacatgctctgacAGAGTCACCTGACATGATACTGTAATGGGTGTGATTGACAGTCGTGACCCCTCCCCCTCTGGCAGGTGGACGGTCAGCTCTTCAGTGAGTTCAAAGCATGGAAGGAGGACCCCATGCTGGACAGAGGCTCTTCTTTCATGAGCAGAGTCTACAGAGAGGACATCTATCCCTGTCTAAACTTCAACAAGACAGAGGTAACCCTGTCcgtctctctatctgtgtgtctgtctgtctgtgtcctgcTCTTTATCCCAGTCTGGAGGTCAGGTTGGACTTTAGTAGTAGACACTGGTTGAGTGTTGCTACTGCC
Coding sequences:
- the rab3ip gene encoding rab-3A-interacting protein isoform X1, with amino-acid sequence MASSSQSSTEPLEGFHEVNLASPTTPDRQNQLEQRPHTRHSAPPSSLYRTPSLGATPPGPPTTLRADQLPTQPVYSTPRQSLNGSVPGLEADLTVGEEGEEFISLSDSLSRLRSPSVMEVREKGCERLKEELAKAQRELLLKDEECERLSKVRDQLGQELEELTASLFQEAHKMVRDANVKQATAEKQLKEALGKIDVLQAEVLALKTLVLSSPTSPVADLPSAGVKTPFRKGHGRNKSTSSAMLGSQPEPSAAQLIVRDCREVDGQLFSEFKAWKEDPMLDRGSSFMSRVYREDIYPCLNFNKTELGSAILEAVEQNTLSVEPVGFQPLPVVKASAMECGGPNDRRAELLTKCALSGQTKTCKHRIKFGDSSNYYYVSPYCRYRITSVCNFFTYIRYIHQGLVKQQDDEQMFWEVMQLRREMSLARLGFYKDQL
- the rab3ip gene encoding rab-3A-interacting protein isoform X2 is translated as MASSSQSSTEPLEGFHEVNLASPTTPDRQNQLEQRPHTRHSAPPSSLYRTPSLGATPPGPPTTLRADQLPTQPVYSTPRQSLNGSVPGLEADLTVGEEGEEFISLSDSLSRLRSPSVMEVREKGCERLKEELAKAQRELLLKDEECERLSKVRDQLGQELEELTASLFQEAHKMVRDANVKQATAEKQLKEALGKIDVLQAEVLALKTLVLSSPTSPVADLPSAGVKTPFRKGHGRNKSTSSAMLGSQPEPSAAQLIVRDCREVDGQLFSEFKAWKEDPMLDRGSSFMSRVYREDIYPCLNFNKTELGSAILEAVEQNTLSVEPVGFQPLPVVKASAMECGGPKKCALSGQTKTCKHRIKFGDSSNYYYVSPYCRYRITSVCNFFTYIRYIHQGLVKQQDDEQMFWEVMQLRREMSLARLGFYKDQL
- the rab3ip gene encoding rab-3A-interacting protein isoform X3, which gives rise to MASSSQSSTEPLEGFHEVNLASPTTPDRQNQLEQRPHTRHSAPPSSLYRTPSLGATPPGPPTTLRADQLPTQPVYSTPRQSLNGSVPGLEADLTVGEEGEEFISLSDSLSRLRSPSVMEVREKGCERLKEELAKAQREAHKMVRDANVKQATAEKQLKEALGKIDVLQAEVLALKTLVLSSPTSPVADLPSAGVKTPFRKGHGRNKSTSSAMLGSQPEPSAAQLIVRDCREVDGQLFSEFKAWKEDPMLDRGSSFMSRVYREDIYPCLNFNKTELGSAILEAVEQNTLSVEPVGFQPLPVVKASAMECGGPNDRRAELLTKCALSGQTKTCKHRIKFGDSSNYYYVSPYCRYRITSVCNFFTYIRYIHQGLVKQQDDEQMFWEVMQLRREMSLARLGFYKDQL